The proteins below come from a single Methanolobus chelungpuianus genomic window:
- a CDS encoding energy-coupling factor ABC transporter permease: MHIFEGFLPSPWWQIWFAVSIPVIIYGMYQMNKLVSERREVVPLLAVAGAFIFVLSSLKLPSAVTMSSSHPTGTGMAAILFGPAITSVLGVIVLLYQSLFLAHGGLTTLGANTASMAIIGPVVAYVFYRSASKAGMNFYLNIFLATALADLATYVITSVQLALAFPSEVGGVYASFTKFALIFAVTQIPLAAVEGALTALIMKYVVQIKSEVLVDLNVLSSAAVTKIKEAME; this comes from the coding sequence TTGCATATATTCGAAGGGTTCCTACCCTCTCCCTGGTGGCAGATCTGGTTTGCTGTCTCCATTCCCGTTATAATATATGGTATGTATCAGATGAACAAACTTGTGAGCGAGAGGCGCGAAGTGGTGCCTCTGCTTGCTGTTGCGGGCGCTTTCATATTCGTGCTGTCTTCCCTCAAGCTTCCTTCTGCGGTCACCATGAGCTCTTCTCACCCAACCGGTACAGGAATGGCTGCAATACTCTTTGGTCCAGCCATCACTTCTGTCCTGGGAGTCATCGTACTGCTCTACCAGTCACTCTTCCTCGCACACGGCGGTCTGACGACCCTTGGAGCAAACACCGCATCCATGGCAATAATCGGTCCCGTAGTAGCTTATGTGTTCTACAGGTCAGCTTCCAAAGCCGGAATGAACTTTTACCTGAATATCTTCCTTGCGACAGCTCTTGCCGATCTTGCAACTTATGTGATCACATCAGTTCAACTTGCCCTGGCCTTCCCTTCGGAGGTGGGCGGTGTCTATGCATCGTTCACAAAATTCGCCCTGATCTTTGCTGTAACCCAAATACCTCTCGCAGCTGTTGAAGGAGCTCTGACCGCACTTATCATGAAATATGTGGTGCAGATCAAGAGCGAGGTGCTTGTGGACCTGAATGTTCTCAGCTCTGCAGCTGTTACAAAGATCAAGGAGGCAATGGAATGA
- a CDS encoding energy-coupling factor ABC transporter substrate-binding protein, with protein sequence MKLEYIVGIVLVLFVAQFLYGLVMNPDSEFSGADSAAEDVIAEINPDYEPWFGGIGFEPPGGETESLLFALQAAIGSLIIGYTLGYYRGKNKVN encoded by the coding sequence ATGAAGCTTGAGTACATTGTGGGTATTGTACTTGTCCTCTTTGTAGCCCAGTTCCTCTATGGACTTGTGATGAACCCTGATTCCGAGTTCAGTGGTGCGGACAGTGCAGCCGAGGACGTGATAGCTGAGATCAATCCTGATTATGAGCCCTGGTTCGGTGGGATCGGCTTCGAGCCTCCGGGCGGAGAGACCGAAAGCCTTCTATTTGCACTTCAGGCTGCTATCGGGTCTTTGATAATAGGATATACTCTGGGCTATTACAGGGGAAAGAACAAAGTCAACTAG
- the cbiQ gene encoding cobalt ECF transporter T component CbiQ: MVNILDDYALMSPLRYRNNWLKLSIVTFGILTGVSSTSPFTPLIIAWCMGFATVYFGRTPLKFYLKLLALPAGFVLTSAVIIAFFFGTGDTLFSFDIAGYTLAVKSGGLNMALLVLSRTIGGMSCLFFLSLTTPMVELFAVLKATRFPDSFVEIAMMMYRYIFVFLEVAMGIRYAQTVRLGYRDLRTSFRSLVMLGTNLFIRSWEQGEKLYLSMNSRCYDGKMILLEEKRPVRMPEVLLTCGYFVLVLVVFYLTRGITLI; encoded by the coding sequence ATGGTAAACATTCTTGATGATTATGCGCTGATGAGCCCTTTAAGGTACAGGAATAACTGGCTCAAGCTATCCATAGTTACCTTCGGTATTCTCACAGGTGTATCTTCCACATCTCCTTTCACCCCTTTGATCATTGCCTGGTGCATGGGCTTTGCCACTGTGTATTTTGGCAGGACACCCCTTAAGTTCTATCTGAAGCTGCTCGCCCTGCCGGCAGGTTTTGTGTTAACGAGCGCCGTTATAATAGCTTTCTTCTTCGGTACAGGGGATACCCTGTTCTCGTTCGATATTGCGGGATACACCCTTGCAGTAAAGAGCGGTGGCCTGAATATGGCACTTCTTGTACTCTCAAGGACCATCGGCGGCATGTCTTGCCTGTTCTTCCTCTCCCTCACGACCCCCATGGTGGAACTGTTTGCAGTGCTGAAGGCAACCCGCTTCCCAGACTCTTTCGTGGAGATAGCCATGATGATGTATCGCTATATCTTTGTCTTCCTTGAGGTTGCAATGGGAATCAGGTATGCACAGACGGTGCGTCTTGGTTACCGGGATCTCAGGACGTCCTTCAGGTCGCTGGTCATGCTTGGCACCAACCTCTTCATACGCTCCTGGGAGCAGGGCGAGAAGCTGTACCTTTCCATGAATTCCAGATGTTACGACGGCAAGATGATACTGCTGGAGGAGAAAAGGCCGGTGAGGATGCCGGAAGTCCTGCTTACATGCGGCTATTTTGTGCTGGTGCTGGTTGTCTTCTATCTTACAAGAGGTATAACCCTTATATGA
- a CDS encoding energy-coupling factor ABC transporter ATP-binding protein, producing the protein MVVLETKDLSYSYPDGTLALEDINIKIEKGKKIAFVGRNGSGKSTLFMALNGTHRPQKGQVLYHGEPLRYDSKSLREVRKNVGIVFQNSDDQIFAPTIYQDVAFGPINLGYPKEKVEKIVTDTLEYVGLTHLKNKPPHHLSGGQKKRVAIAGIVAMDPEIIILDEPLSNLDPVGADEVMDLLNELNYFGKTIIISTHDVDLAYSWADYVFLMNNRRVISEGVPEDIFRQTENLKAAYLRKPVTLEIYEEIKKRGLAKIKSCPRDIPDLVQTLRSQHLMWVDVPPEVEVGDTINLGILYGEYAMDSMYEAINCRVLHIHEEGLAIVEMDRKALRAGSIGIYDTSRYSHDELMRIIKRDGIECVGAMGKKSKLIAEENDIYIHVTSGVIDRSILNALSGQRCLILTHDGMVEHALDRIRGYMEKSGINIPVSVANPRAEK; encoded by the coding sequence ATGGTCGTTCTGGAAACAAAGGATCTCAGTTACTCTTATCCTGACGGTACCCTTGCCCTTGAGGATATCAACATAAAGATCGAGAAGGGAAAGAAGATCGCATTTGTAGGGCGCAACGGCTCCGGTAAATCAACCCTGTTCATGGCACTGAACGGGACCCACCGTCCGCAGAAAGGCCAGGTGCTCTATCACGGCGAGCCTCTCAGGTATGATTCAAAATCCCTGCGCGAGGTGCGGAAGAATGTGGGCATAGTTTTCCAGAACTCCGATGACCAGATATTCGCACCGACCATCTACCAGGATGTGGCCTTCGGACCTATCAATCTTGGATATCCGAAAGAGAAGGTTGAAAAGATAGTTACTGACACCCTGGAATATGTGGGCCTGACCCATCTGAAGAACAAGCCTCCTCACCATCTCAGCGGAGGACAGAAAAAGAGGGTTGCCATCGCAGGCATAGTCGCCATGGACCCCGAGATCATCATTCTCGACGAGCCTCTCTCCAATCTTGACCCGGTGGGTGCTGACGAGGTCATGGACCTGCTCAACGAACTGAACTACTTTGGCAAGACCATTATCATCTCCACTCATGACGTGGATCTGGCATACAGCTGGGCGGACTATGTTTTTCTAATGAACAACCGCAGGGTTATCAGTGAAGGTGTTCCGGAAGACATATTCAGGCAGACGGAAAACCTCAAGGCTGCTTACCTGAGGAAACCTGTCACTCTTGAGATATATGAGGAGATCAAAAAGAGGGGCCTTGCGAAGATCAAGAGCTGTCCCCGCGACATCCCGGACCTTGTGCAGACTCTGCGTTCCCAGCACCTGATGTGGGTGGACGTCCCTCCCGAGGTTGAAGTGGGCGACACCATAAACCTGGGGATACTCTATGGCGAATATGCCATGGATTCCATGTACGAGGCCATCAACTGCCGCGTGCTGCATATCCATGAGGAAGGCCTTGCCATAGTGGAAATGGACCGAAAGGCCCTCAGGGCAGGTTCTATCGGCATCTATGACACCTCCAGGTACTCTCACGATGAACTGATGCGTATCATCAAAAGAGATGGCATAGAATGCGTGGGGGCCATGGGTAAGAAAAGCAAGCTGATCGCTGAAGAGAATGACATCTATATTCATGTCACTTCAGGTGTTATCGACCGCTCTATCCTCAATGCTCTATCCGGGCAGAGGTGCCTCATTCTTACTCACGACGGCATGGTGGAGCATGCGCTGGACCGTATCAGGGGCTATATGGAAAAGAGCGGTATAAATATTCCTGTAAGCGTTGCTAACCCCCGGGCGGAAAAGTAA
- a CDS encoding sulfite exporter TauE/SafE family protein codes for MELLSFGTNIISPDLNFLMLISAFLLGALHALEPGHGKSIMAVFVMGTDADVKDALLLGLTIVFSHVIVVMALGVASIYLVETLNVDLTHDIMSLMGGAILIAVGLWILRKFYHPHEHVIDTKKGIIAIGLSTGLIPCPAALAILLLSLSNDQVYNGLFYVLVFSIGLAIAITSLSIIFVKGKGFLEGYVSSRSISRLPLVSGSLIVLIGVLTLIHPVMEHLAPGIHI; via the coding sequence ATGGAATTATTATCATTTGGAACGAATATAATCTCGCCTGATCTTAACTTTCTGATGCTTATCTCTGCATTCCTTCTCGGTGCATTACATGCGCTTGAACCAGGCCATGGAAAATCGATCATGGCAGTCTTTGTCATGGGTACGGATGCAGATGTAAAAGATGCCCTTCTCCTTGGGCTGACTATCGTTTTCTCTCACGTTATAGTTGTGATGGCTTTAGGTGTTGCATCTATCTATCTCGTGGAAACCCTGAATGTCGATCTGACTCACGATATCATGAGCCTTATGGGCGGAGCCATACTGATAGCTGTGGGGTTATGGATATTAAGAAAATTCTATCACCCTCATGAGCATGTCATCGATACAAAGAAAGGTATTATCGCAATAGGGCTTTCCACTGGCCTGATACCATGCCCCGCAGCGCTCGCCATCTTGCTCCTCAGCCTTTCAAATGACCAGGTGTATAATGGTCTTTTCTATGTGCTCGTATTCAGCATAGGTCTGGCAATAGCTATAACGTCCCTGTCCATCATCTTCGTTAAAGGGAAAGGTTTCCTTGAGGGCTATGTCAGCAGTAGGAGCATCAGCAGGCTTCCCCTTGTGAGCGGGTCGCTTATAGTCCTGATAGGTGTACTCACGCTGATCCACCCGGTAATGGAACACCTGGCACCGGGCATTCATATTTAA
- a CDS encoding TIM barrel protein has translation MSSKKPAALLFGTAGTPGGSLKGTSISGIERIRDVGLGCMELEFVRGVKMGEKSAKSVLEKADKTNVALSVHAPYYINLNSAEPEKVDASIERIYAAARTGSLCGARNIVFHPAYYHEDTPGKVHDRVSVLLKALTSRLEDKSIPVVLRPETTGKPTQFGSLSETLRLSSEIEGVLPCIDFAHLHARSNGNENSYEEFSDILATVEETLGREGLCDMHMHVSGIEYGEKGERNHLNLRESDLAYAELMKALKEFRARGLLICESPDNEGDALLLQRTYASV, from the coding sequence ATGAGCAGTAAGAAGCCTGCTGCCCTGTTATTTGGAACTGCAGGCACACCAGGGGGCTCCCTTAAAGGTACCAGCATCAGCGGAATAGAAAGGATCCGGGATGTGGGACTCGGCTGCATGGAGCTGGAGTTCGTCCGGGGAGTAAAGATGGGAGAGAAGAGCGCAAAAAGCGTTCTTGAGAAAGCGGATAAAACGAATGTTGCCCTGAGCGTGCATGCACCCTACTATATCAATCTCAACTCCGCAGAACCCGAAAAGGTAGATGCAAGTATAGAGAGGATATACGCAGCCGCAAGGACAGGAAGCCTGTGCGGGGCAAGGAATATTGTTTTCCATCCTGCCTACTATCATGAGGATACGCCCGGGAAGGTGCATGACAGGGTTTCTGTCCTTCTCAAAGCACTCACATCGCGGCTTGAGGACAAGAGCATACCTGTTGTCCTGAGGCCCGAGACCACAGGCAAGCCAACGCAGTTCGGATCCCTCAGTGAGACACTGCGCCTGAGCAGCGAGATAGAAGGAGTGCTCCCCTGCATCGATTTTGCACATCTGCATGCCAGAAGCAACGGAAATGAGAACTCCTACGAGGAATTTTCCGATATACTTGCCACGGTGGAGGAAACACTGGGCAGGGAGGGGCTGTGTGACATGCACATGCATGTATCAGGAATTGAGTACGGGGAGAAAGGAGAGAGGAATCATCTCAATCTCAGGGAATCAGACCTTGCGTACGCAGAACTGATGAAGGCCTTGAAGGAATTCAGGGCAAGGGGCCTTCTGATATGCGAGAGCCCCGATAATGAAGGTGATGCCCTCCTCCTGCAAAGAACATACGCCAGTGTTTGA